cggacagaaaaatacGGCCCGATCAGCACTCTAGGGATTGTCACAGCAGCTGCATTTTTGGTTAAAGACCAGACTTCATGGGCAGTATTGGAGGTAGGTTCTTCCATCCCAACAATTGTAAAAATAATATGGGTCAGCAGGGTTAGATTagattacatgtcatttagctgatgcttttatccaaagcaacttacaattgctatatatgtcagaggtaacacgcctctggagcaactaggggttaagtgtcttgctcagggacacattggttgatgtatcgcagtgggattcaatcccgggtctcccacaccatatccactgcgccatcaccacctgATCCTTCCATTAAATGTGTTTGGGGGACTTGTGGTAGGGgtgagttgtggttgtggtagGGGGAATTTTAGTTGTGGTAGGAGGAGTTTTGGTTGTGGTAGGAGGTGTTGTggttgtggtagggggagttctggttgtggtagggggagttgtggttgtggtagggggagttgtggttgtggtagggggagttgtaattgtggtagggggagttgtggttgtgtcagggggagttgtggttgtggtaAGTGCAGTTACAGGATAGTCACAGCAGCTGCATTTTTGGTTAAAGTCCAGACTTGATGGGCAGTATTGGAGGTAGGTTCTTCCATCCCAACAATTGTAAAAAGAATGTGGGTCAGCAGGGTTGGTGTATTGCCCATTGCTCTTTCCATTACAGAAGTTATCAATTGGTGTTTGCGGGATAGTCACAGCAGTAGTTGTGGTAaggggagttgtggttgtggtagggggagttgCAGGATAGTCACAGCAGCTGCATTCTTGGTTAAAGACCAGACTTGATTGGCAGTATTGGAGGTAGGTTGTTCCATCCCAACAATTGTAAAAAGAATGTGGGTCGGCAGGGTTGGTGTATTGCCCATTGCTCTTTCCATTACAGAAGTTTGGCGGCACTGCAGCTGTCTCCGTGAGGCCAGGATAACCTGAAGGAGTCAGATCAGAGAGTTATATTGTGTTAATTGCTTTTTAACCCCTTTTTGATTATAATTTAATATCCTTGCTGAGATTTCTAAACAGAAAGAGCATACATTTGCAATCTGCATAACAAGATGTAACAAAGTCATTAAGACGTGATTACATTAATATGAATGACATTaaattaaatacacacacaccgcaTGGCAGGATGAGATATCAAGTTTTGAATTTTGGTTACCATGAACCAGAAGATTTTGCAGATGGCTGAAAAATGGGTTGCCATGTTTACATACTTGTCCACCTTTATTTATCTGCTAGTGCTACTGATTATGTTTAAAGCATGTTATGAACTTACCCAAGCTGGCGATGATCAAAAAGAGACCTTCAAAGTGACAGACTAGTTATTATTTggttaaaaaacaaagcatAGCATAGTTTACTTAAATTAATGGTAATGGTGACACTGTTTTCTGTAAAGAGCTGAATTAAATGAAATTGTTCATAAGCACCACAAATGAAAAGCCACTGTATTCTCAAAGAGATAACAAAAATtggtaaacaaaacaaaaactatcTGAGTGGCTAGATACCACTGGAGGTAAATGAGAAAATATGCATTACAATAACTTGTCCAGTGGGTCTTACCTGCAGTTAGAGTGAGTTTGCACATGTTGCCACTATGTAGATGAGcagaaatgaaatgatttgTATTAACATGCAGCAGAAAAATATAAACATGACTCAAAAACcctatattaatattaacattattaacaaAACCTTTGCCACAAAAATTGCATTTCACGTTGGAAAACTGCACATCTTTCCTGTTCAAAATGGttttaggccggctacacactggctgcgtggcgtgagcacgacgtgagcgtggcgtttctgctgtgtgtcagttccgtggcggctgcgtggcgttttctatgtctttgcacaccagaaacgtgtctgaagcagcgctgctgctgctagccttgtctggacacatggctGTTTCCCATAAACAATAACATGTATAgcaataaacataaatatatactgatctgattacagcaacgACAACgttggcagtattgacggcaacataggctacagaatgtttccttctgtattgacaggtgcagtattagaaaatcaattttttctttttgaaattacatttatatctgcatttatatcaaaacctcgggactttcaaacatcaacatgtcatttattaaatgtatttgtgtcaaaatgacatataaacatcttttagtattctatgttgcctggaaacgcttccaacacgctggcatgtcgtgtgaaaaataggcgtcggccctatttctagcatgcacacatctcaggcgcggctcgagtctcgcctgagacgtgcgtgtcacgcaggcagtgtgcacgctctaacctgttaacatgggagccaaaatataaacggaaacgccacgcagctgacacgctcagcCCACACAGAAAGTAGGTCAGTTTCATATTCTGTGGTGTGTCTACTAGTGCCACTTGGTACTTAGCACAATTTGTGGGTTTTCATTAGTATTGGAACGCTTATTTTCATACACATTACATAGACTGCTGATGTGTTTTTGCCTTTAAGACGTAGACAGGAGTAATTGATGTAGTCCGCACCCAACTTAAACAATACTACAGGTTTTGCAAGATTAATACTTAAGTTCTTCAAACCACAAGCTTTTGGcagattgtttgttttgtaaaagaAATGTTCCATTGCAGGATAGTTATTACTCCGCATAGTTTAAGTGTCTGTTTTACCCAAATCAATTTTAAAGTAAAGTCATAATATTGGCACAAAAACGCAACTGTACCATCACCTAGTCAGACCCAAGCTCCTGAAATTATACCATTTTACAGTCCCAATGATATTTTACCTTTATCAGGATGGTGGGTTAGGGTCAATCAGTGATTAAACAGCACCTGTAATCATTAAAGAatacaatgtaaaaatgtaaatacacaaatgtaattaaaaccGAAAGAAATGAGTGATCAGAATTTTGataaaaacatgaattaaaACAATATCAAAAGTATAGGGCGCATAAGGACATGGTGCTCAGATCAGGAGGGATTAAACTGAACTGGTGGGTTACTGTATGATTATAATCAATACAGTTTGATTAATGAATTGCCTgcattatgcaaaaaaaaaaatgtttcatgaCTGAAAATGATCACATGTACATTATTGGGACcacaaacaataataatagtaataacatTAGAAAgctacaacaaaataaaaagagaaaaattcTGCACAGTGTCTGCTAGTTCACTCCCCTTCCCTAAAATGTGTTTAGTATAGCCAGTTAGAGATTGAGCAGGTAGACTATAGCAATATACATAGCAACAACAAAGAATTCATATAAAATGTAGTTTGTCAAAATCAGAGTAAAAGGGATACTTACAAATATAGTGGCGTATTGTGCCTGGTGGATGCCTGGTGGATGCCTGGTGGATGTGTGATGGATGTGTGATGGCTGTGTGGCTGAGCAGTTTATATTGGGTAGACAGCTGAGGTAACTGTTAAACAGGGTGCGGATAATTACTCCAAGTTCCTGTAGTTCCTGGTCAGTTGCTAATAGACTTCCTTCAATCAACAAAtattttttaacccttgtgtggtgttcatattttggttacacagccaatgttcccaggtctggtggacccaccacattattaggcttttaaatcaatacaggcATAACAATTTATGTACAAATACTTAACATATGTTTACTTatagctcaattaccaatgatatatacatcatgTATgattcatatttgccatttacccctgtgagatcacatttatgatcatatgataatttttgttttttgtgagaaaacaaggaaattcaattatgaaaaaggtaaaaaatatagaaagatttttgatcatcgttggtgcttatttcttagaacttaatcagaacaggtgaaagtgcttgaaatgtaataattgtgtaactgtgtgggaatagcaggtgcagaaagacaacatagtttcatagcacctacattTAAATACACTCGGGTTAATTACAGTAAGCTGACAGCATGTGGCAATTAACTAGGGAGGGGTAATTGCTGCATTGTTGCATGGAATTGTGCAATGTCCTAATTATACTCTGTAACTTGGTACAAAAGAGCAGAGTCACGTCATGCCATGTCCTTGTGACTTTGATTTCAAATTGTATTTGCTAAAATAGCATGATACCACCATATTTATATTTCAGTCTGTTTTagaagttttttgttgtttcaggGGACCCTGCAGTCATCATTACTAATGTGACCTAGAGACTGAGTCAGACCACTTACAAAAACTTGAAATTGATATATTAAGCTAAGCATGTAGCTAATGTACAGTCCTTTCagaaaaattagtttttttgtgattgttgcgggcaaaaatccttgattatgcggcacgttttcttaaaaaatgcgatggaatatgtgggctatttatgcaattttatgcaatgaaattgcgggaacttgcaaaaccTGCGGTTTGATggtgatgttcacgtcgcgtaattacgtcacttcataacgttcccatggcaacaggaaaatagctgctcttgtgtgaagtaaacgcaacatttttcaactttctgctaagatatatgtgacttttttgcaacgaaaatgcggggattatgaaatcatgcaagccccgcatattttgcgtggaaatcggaaatttatgcggcgaaagtgcggcgtatttggaAAAATGCGGCCtccacataaatatgcagactttggctgattatgcattgaattatgtgatcacataattgcatttttctggagggactgaatgtATATAGGttaagaacaacaacacagcggcctaactttgtttttataactccgaaaaaggaagttttcctcgccactgtcgcactaaatgcttccCCAGGGCGAATTACTAgagttgttgggtctttgtaagtgatagtgtggtctagacctactctatctgtaaagtgtcctgagataactctcgTTATGATTTGAAactataaatgaaattgaattgaattgacatattgtcattgcggtcttcaaatTCAAAGATTTTAGAGGCCCCAAGGTCAAGGTATAAACAGGGGTGGGGGTTGGTGATCTGCCCCGAGACCCTGATATTCACACTACTACAGCTGTAAAtataaatggactgtatttatatagctttctagtcttaacgactattcaaagcgctttaacatagtacaggaaccattcacacattcatacactgtggccgaggctgccgtacaaggtgccacctgctcatcagataaacactcaCATACGTTTACTCTCTGATGGAGCAGCATCGGGGGCAACTCGGGATTCAGTGtcacacttcgacatgggaatgcagggccagggatcgaacctgAATATGATTAGATACCTCTTTAACTAATGAACTACTAACTAATTATGGCCAGCAGAACTTGTTACCCAAAAATAATTTAATCTGCTCTACGGAGAAACAACAGGTCTTTGTTTTGTGGCCGAAAGTTTTTTCAGTCCAAGCAGGAAATCCACAGGTGTAATTAATAGCAATGCTAATAGCCCAATACCAAAACTGGCCCTAGTTTCAGTGTTATTGTCTGGTagacagatagatggatagatagatagatagatagatagatagatagatagatagatagatagatagatagatagatagatggatggatggatggatggatggatggacggacggatgtacggacggacagacagacagatagatagataggttgGTAGGTTGGTAggtagatactttattgatccccaaggggaaattcaaggtcccagtagcttaaacacatcacacacagacatcataaacaggatgatgaaataacaaatccacctgaatagcatggacaataaaagaaaagatattaaataaaataaaataaaaaataaaagtccacATGAATGAACTATGgaatgtataagcatgagaggcttgcagtgacagggcaggaaCTGACCGTGTGATTCagtctgagagtgtgtgtcatggtgaaTACTGGCTTAGCAGCCTTGAGTATTGGCATACCTTACAGGGCGTTGAATCTGTGGCAGGTGAAAAGCAGATCAAAGGTGCAGCAGGAGTGACAAATATGCCATTACAAATAGGAATAGGACATTTGCTTGGTGTAATTTATGGCATTTCTGTTTCAAGTTAAGATGCCTTTCGTTGTTCCCTGCCTTGTTAATGAAATTAATTAGTGTCAATTAAATGGGGCATCATGGAAAtcagaacaacacacacacacgctctctctctctctcacacacacacacacacacacacacacacacacacacacacacacacacaggcacacacacacacacacacacacacacacacacacacacagacacacacacacaaacagacacacacacagagacacacacacacacacacacacacacacacacacacacacacacacacacacacacacacacacacacacacacacacacacacacacacacacaggcacacaaacacacacacacacacacacacacacacagacacacacacagagacacacacacacacacacacatacagacacacacacacaggcacacatacacagacacacacacacacacacacaggcacacaaacacacacacacacagacacacacacacacacacacacacacacagacacacacacagagacacacacacacacacacagacacacacacacaggcacacatacacagacacacacacacacacacacacacacacacacacacacacacacacacacacacacacacacacacacacacacacacacacacacacacacacacacacacaggcacacatacacagacacacacacacacacacacacacacagacacacacacacacacacacacacacacacacaggcacacacacacacagaga
This sequence is a window from Sander lucioperca isolate FBNREF2018 chromosome 11, SLUC_FBN_1.2, whole genome shotgun sequence. Protein-coding genes within it:
- the LOC116060762 gene encoding integumentary mucin C.1-like — its product is MCKLTLTAGLFLIIASLGYPGLTETAAVPPNFCNGKSNGQYTNPADPHSFYNCWDGTTYLQYCQSSLVFNQECSCCDYPATPPTTTTTPLTTTTAVTIPQTPIDNFCNGKSNGQYTNPADPHSFYNCWDGRTYLQYCPSSLDFNQKCSCCDYPVTALTTTTTPPDTTTTPPTTITTPPTTTTTPPTTTTTPPTTTRTPPTTTTTPPTTTKTPPTTTKIPPTTTTTHPYHKSPKHI